A region of Mesorhizobium sp. M3A.F.Ca.ET.080.04.2.1 DNA encodes the following proteins:
- a CDS encoding HD domain-containing protein, whose amino-acid sequence MLYRAAKIAEQAHSGQTDKTGRPYIEHVRRVADAVETLEEKAVAYLHDVVEKGEGWTLEQLEAAGFSQSVVAAVDALTKRLDESEQDFISRAASHPVAKSVKQADLKDNLWQAHQTGAAPQKYETGLRLLDGMTA is encoded by the coding sequence ATGCTCTACCGCGCGGCGAAGATTGCAGAACAGGCCCATAGCGGGCAGACCGACAAGACCGGCCGTCCCTATATCGAACATGTCCGGCGCGTCGCCGACGCGGTCGAGACGCTCGAAGAAAAGGCCGTCGCCTATCTGCACGACGTGGTGGAGAAGGGCGAAGGCTGGACGCTGGAGCAGCTGGAAGCGGCTGGCTTCAGCCAGTCCGTCGTGGCCGCGGTGGACGCTCTGACCAAGCGGCTCGACGAGAGCGAGCAGGACTTCATCTCTCGGGCGGCTTCGCATCCTGTGGCGAAATCGGTCAAGCAAGCCGATCTGAAGGACAATCTGTGGCAGGCGCATCAGACAGGAGCCGCGCCGCAGAAATATGAGACCGGGCTGCGTCTGCTTGACGGGATGACCGCTTGA
- a CDS encoding PAS domain S-box protein has protein sequence MTRSGGRDPEDSIADARLAAIVDSSFDAIVAKDLNSIITNWNLAAERMFGYTAEEAIGRSILMLIPEHMHDEETDIISRIRRGERIPSFETIRRRKDGSLITVSLTISPIKNRNGEIIGASKIARDISAAKESERRIRLLMREVNHRVKNQFAVILSMVRETSKRSAHPGEFEELIRSRIMALSRSHDLLVTSEWAGASLFDLIQEHLKPFGHEERISLSGPLLTLQSNAVQNLGMAFHELGTNSSKYGALAGEGGRVEITWTVDTGADAQRLFHLTWREVSAGNGGAATEPVRKGFGTVVLQRVAPQSLGGSSNLERAPGELTWSLTAPLEAIIVPQLGAESQAEFGA, from the coding sequence ATGACGAGAAGTGGGGGCAGGGATCCGGAAGATTCGATTGCCGATGCGCGGCTGGCGGCGATCGTGGATTCTTCTTTCGATGCCATCGTCGCCAAGGACCTCAACAGCATCATCACCAACTGGAATCTCGCGGCCGAGCGCATGTTCGGCTACACCGCCGAGGAAGCGATCGGCCGATCGATCCTCATGCTCATCCCCGAGCATATGCACGACGAGGAGACCGATATCATCTCCCGCATCCGCAGGGGCGAGCGCATTCCGAGCTTCGAGACCATCCGCCGCCGCAAGGACGGCTCGCTGATCACCGTCTCGCTGACGATATCGCCGATCAAGAACCGCAACGGCGAGATCATCGGCGCCTCCAAGATCGCCCGCGACATCAGCGCCGCCAAGGAGAGCGAACGCCGCATCCGGCTCTTGATGCGCGAGGTCAATCATCGCGTGAAGAACCAGTTCGCGGTGATCCTGTCGATGGTGAGGGAAACCAGCAAGCGCTCGGCCCATCCCGGCGAGTTCGAGGAGCTCATCCGTTCGCGCATCATGGCCCTGTCGCGCTCGCACGACCTGCTGGTCACTTCGGAGTGGGCGGGTGCGAGCCTGTTCGATCTCATCCAGGAGCACCTGAAGCCGTTCGGCCACGAGGAGCGCATCTCGCTCTCCGGTCCGCTGCTGACGCTGCAGTCGAACGCCGTGCAGAATCTCGGCATGGCCTTCCATGAGCTCGGCACCAACTCCTCCAAATATGGCGCGCTGGCAGGCGAGGGCGGCCGGGTCGAGATCACCTGGACGGTTGACACCGGCGCGGACGCGCAGCGCCTGTTCCATCTTACCTGGCGGGAAGTCTCGGCCGGCAACGGCGGTGCCGCGACGGAACCGGTGCGCAAGGGTTTCGGTACGGTCGTGCTGCAGCGTGTGGCGCCGCAGTCGCTTGGCGGCTCCTCCAACCTCGAACGCGCGCCCGGCGAGCTGACATGGTCACTGACGGCGCCGCTCGAGGCGATCATCGTGCCGCAGCTCGGGGCCGAGAGCCAGGCGGAATTCGGCGCATAG
- a CDS encoding CsbD family protein, whose translation MDWNRVEGNWKQVKGKVKEQWGKLTDDDLDRIAGKRDQLEGKIQERYGIEKDRVRRDVDDWYDRQAW comes from the coding sequence ATGGACTGGAACCGCGTCGAAGGAAACTGGAAGCAGGTCAAGGGCAAGGTCAAGGAACAGTGGGGCAAGCTCACTGACGACGACCTCGACCGCATCGCCGGCAAGCGCGACCAGCTGGAAGGCAAGATCCAGGAACGCTACGGCATCGAGAAGGACCGTGTCCGCCGCGATGTCGACGACTGGTACGACCGTCAGGCCTGGTAA
- a CDS encoding Crp/Fnr family transcriptional regulator → MLESLFLNLGQHDSLSDEEKSLLTDLMSGERHFTAGQDIVSSGSRLTHSTLILDGLAARYRVLSDGGRQITSLHVPGDFVDLYAFLLKTMDHGITALSPCRVIVADHSKLRSITERAPHLTRLLWLDTLIDGAIHREWIVAMGRRSKVSHLAHLFCELFVRLQVVKQTNGMSFHLPVSQAELADVLGLSVVHMNRVISALRNSGVVSWSNHTVTILDWHRLQQIAEFDPTYLSMTREPR, encoded by the coding sequence ATGCTTGAATCCCTTTTCCTCAACCTCGGCCAGCACGACAGTCTATCCGACGAAGAGAAGTCGCTTCTCACGGACCTGATGTCCGGCGAGAGGCATTTTACCGCCGGCCAGGATATCGTGTCGTCGGGATCGCGGCTGACCCACAGCACTTTGATCCTCGATGGGCTGGCGGCGCGCTACCGCGTGCTGTCCGACGGCGGCCGGCAGATCACCTCGCTGCATGTGCCGGGGGATTTCGTCGACCTCTACGCCTTTCTCCTGAAGACGATGGATCACGGCATCACGGCGCTGTCGCCGTGCCGCGTCATCGTCGCCGACCACTCGAAGCTGCGCAGCATCACCGAAAGAGCGCCGCATCTCACCAGGCTGCTGTGGCTGGACACGCTGATCGACGGCGCCATCCACCGCGAGTGGATCGTGGCGATGGGGCGGCGCTCCAAAGTCTCGCATCTGGCGCATCTGTTCTGCGAGCTGTTCGTCAGGCTGCAGGTGGTGAAGCAGACCAATGGCATGAGCTTCCACCTGCCGGTGTCGCAGGCGGAGCTGGCCGACGTGCTCGGGCTGTCCGTCGTTCACATGAACCGCGTCATCAGCGCGCTGCGCAACAGCGGCGTCGTCTCGTGGTCGAACCATACGGTGACCATCCTCGACTGGCACAGGCTGCAGCAGATTGCCGAGTTCGATCCGACCTATCTCAGCATGACGCGGGAACCCCGCTGA
- a CDS encoding DUF3606 domain-containing protein, giving the protein MADDKSKRDFHDRDRVSGDEQYEVAYFARKFQLTIPEARELISKHGNDRATLEREAKALGSQ; this is encoded by the coding sequence ATGGCTGACGACAAAAGCAAACGCGATTTCCATGATCGCGACCGCGTCTCGGGCGACGAGCAATATGAGGTCGCCTATTTCGCGAGGAAATTCCAGCTGACGATCCCTGAAGCGCGAGAACTCATCAGCAAGCACGGCAACGACCGGGCGACGCTCGAGCGCGAAGCCAAGGCACTTGGCTCACAGTAG
- a CDS encoding SPW repeat protein, whose protein sequence is MAIKLMEGRRGQDWVNLILAICLFLSPWVIGFAGVMVPAWNAWIVGVALGALALATLSMFAEWEEWVNLVLGLWLIVSPWLLGFAADTNIMTTHVVLGVLVVVASAWAVWDARHPHAHA, encoded by the coding sequence ATGGCAATCAAACTGATGGAAGGAAGACGGGGCCAGGACTGGGTCAATCTGATCCTGGCGATCTGCCTGTTCCTCTCCCCCTGGGTCATCGGCTTTGCCGGCGTGATGGTTCCCGCGTGGAACGCCTGGATCGTAGGCGTTGCGCTCGGCGCCCTGGCGCTGGCGACGCTTTCGATGTTCGCCGAGTGGGAGGAATGGGTCAATCTCGTCCTCGGACTCTGGCTGATCGTGTCGCCCTGGCTGCTGGGCTTTGCAGCCGACACGAACATCATGACCACGCATGTCGTGCTCGGCGTGCTCGTGGTCGTGGCATCGGCCTGGGCCGTCTGGGACGCCCGCCATCCCCACGCGCATGCGTGA
- a CDS encoding Lrp/AsnC family transcriptional regulator, which produces MLDAADRRIVAALERDARVSFGELAESVGLSKTPCWKRVKALEEAGVIRGYSTRIDPAAIGFGIEAFIQVSIDFEVSDAFEAAVKRHPLIRRCYATTGEADYLLQIVTVDMRALDRMLRIELSRLPGVRRTVTSMAMREIKGEISFADAAAHVLR; this is translated from the coding sequence ATGCTGGATGCCGCAGACCGCAGAATAGTGGCCGCCCTCGAGCGCGACGCTCGCGTTTCCTTCGGCGAACTGGCCGAGTCGGTCGGTCTGTCGAAGACGCCGTGCTGGAAGCGGGTGAAGGCGCTGGAAGAGGCCGGCGTCATCCGCGGCTATTCCACGCGCATCGATCCGGCGGCAATCGGCTTCGGCATCGAAGCCTTCATCCAGGTGTCGATCGACTTTGAAGTGTCGGACGCCTTCGAGGCCGCGGTGAAGCGGCACCCGCTGATCCGCCGCTGCTACGCCACCACCGGCGAGGCCGACTATCTGCTGCAGATCGTCACCGTCGACATGAGGGCGCTCGACAGGATGCTGCGCATCGAGCTCAGCCGCCTGCCCGGCGTGCGCCGCACCGTCACCTCGATGGCGATGCGCGAGATCAAGGGCGAGATCTCGTTCGCGGATGCAGCAGCGCATGTGCTGAGGTAG
- a CDS encoding DoxX family protein has product MENVQSAWQTAAILIARLIFAAVFAMAVTFKFMDMGATAGYIAAAGFPFPLLLAWCAAILEVLLVVAFLTGALFTPAALIAALYVIFLGFAFHGPSHWAGNQAEFGFFVDHFTFLAGLFFAAVHGPGSVLAVRQGWPGRA; this is encoded by the coding sequence GTGGAAAATGTTCAATCGGCCTGGCAGACCGCCGCCATCCTCATCGCCCGCCTGATCTTCGCCGCCGTTTTCGCCATGGCCGTGACCTTCAAGTTCATGGATATGGGCGCCACGGCCGGCTACATCGCCGCCGCCGGCTTCCCGTTCCCGCTGTTGCTCGCCTGGTGCGCGGCGATCCTCGAAGTGCTGCTGGTCGTCGCCTTCCTCACCGGAGCGCTGTTCACGCCGGCGGCCCTCATCGCGGCCCTTTATGTGATCTTCCTCGGCTTCGCCTTCCACGGTCCCTCGCACTGGGCGGGCAACCAGGCCGAGTTCGGCTTCTTCGTCGACCATTTTACTTTTCTGGCCGGCCTGTTCTTCGCCGCCGTCCACGGACCGGGCAGCGTGCTCGCCGTCCGCCAGGGCTGGCCGGGCAGGGCGTGA
- a CDS encoding tryptophan 2,3-dioxygenase family protein, translating to MDKPDYHARIEAPEMLDYGVYLNCDRLLSCQKRLSEMVNADELQFQIVHQVEELWMKLMAYTLVDVLDWLERQDTHRIVTLMGRVHRLMRLMTAQLDLLETMSPKEYQQIRLQLGNGSGQESPGFKFILRLPPELWRAFKHSYLDGRGLTVADIYDAHYDHGDAYAVAEALIEFDELFQKFRANHLYLIHRSIGLGAKSLKGRPVEILEGGARHRFFPELWDIRCDMTDRWGAAYGTVRESISHPPRARAG from the coding sequence ATGGACAAGCCGGATTACCACGCCCGCATCGAGGCGCCGGAGATGCTCGACTACGGCGTCTACCTGAATTGCGACCGGCTGCTTTCCTGCCAGAAGCGGCTTTCCGAGATGGTCAATGCCGACGAGTTGCAATTCCAGATCGTGCACCAGGTGGAGGAACTGTGGATGAAGCTCATGGCCTACACGCTGGTCGACGTCCTCGATTGGCTGGAAAGGCAGGACACCCATCGCATCGTCACGCTGATGGGCCGCGTGCACCGCCTGATGCGGCTGATGACGGCGCAGCTCGATCTGCTGGAAACCATGTCGCCCAAGGAGTACCAGCAGATCCGGCTGCAGCTCGGCAACGGCAGCGGCCAGGAATCGCCCGGCTTCAAATTCATCTTGCGCCTGCCCCCGGAGCTGTGGCGGGCCTTCAAGCACTCCTATCTCGACGGCCGCGGGCTGACGGTCGCGGACATCTACGACGCCCATTACGACCATGGCGATGCCTATGCCGTGGCCGAAGCGCTGATCGAATTCGACGAGCTGTTCCAGAAATTCCGTGCCAACCACCTCTATCTGATCCACCGCTCGATCGGGCTCGGCGCGAAGTCGCTGAAGGGCCGGCCGGTGGAAATCCTGGAAGGCGGCGCCCGCCATCGCTTCTTCCCCGAGTTGTGGGACATACGCTGCGACATGACCGACCGGTGGGGCGCCGCCTACGGCACCGTGCGGGAGTCGATCAGCCACCCGCCACGGGCGAGGGCGGGGTAG